CACATCGTCCATGGCAAGTTCGGTGGAGTTGATGATGGAGGTTAAAATGTTATTGAAATCATGAGCAATGCCCCCGGACAGAATGCCCAATGCCTCCATTTTCTGGGCCTGGGCCAGCTGTTTTTCCAGGTTAATTTTTTTTGTGATGTCCTCGGCCGTGCTCAACACGCCTGCCACCCGGTTTTTTTTATCAAGCAAGGGGACTTTATTGATCTCCAGCCACACCTGTTCCTGGTCGCTGCGCTGGATTTTAAGCAGCCGGGCATGGAACGGGGCCGACGTTTCAAGCACTTCACGGCCTAACTGCCGGGACTCTTCGGCGGTGTGGGCCAGATCCGGCACCGATGAAATATCCCGGTTGATGATTTCGGCTTTATCCCGGATTTTAAAAAATTTGAGAAATGAGAGATTCACATCCACCAGATTCAGATCCATATCCTGCCAAAAAACCAGATGGGGGATATTATCCAGGATCAGCTGGAGCTGCATTTTTGATTTTTCCATGGCCAGGTTGGCCCTTTTTTTCTGGGCCATACTGACGGCCAGAAGTACCACCATGCTGGACAGAACCAAAAGCCCCGAAATAATCAACCAGAAAATTCCTCGGTTAAGCCGGTAAAAATCATAGGGTTCATTAATGATTCTGCTGCCCTCAGGCAGCAATGACATATCCGCCCCCAGTCGTTTGAGAACCTTGTGGTCAAAAATATAGGCATGGCCTTCGGCTGTTTTCACAGGGATCAGGGCTGGATCTTCGCCGTCCAGAATACGCAGGGCCAGCCGGGCAGCGGCCTTTCCCTGGGCCAGACCCGAGGCAAGTTTCCCCCCCACAATGCCGGTCCCCATGAGAAATTCCCAGGACGAGTACACTGGCTGCTCTGTTTTCCGGCAGATCATGGCACCAATCTCCTGGATGCTGTAAAGGTTGCCGTTCCCCTCTTCTGAGCCCCCCGGCACAATGTATAAAAGGGTATCCCGGGACAGGTCCGCCAAATAATCCGGTGTGCCGTTTTTAAGTGCCTGGGGCTGAAATCCTGTCCTGAAGGTAAAGGAAAAGTCAATTTTATTCTGCTCAATGGTCTGACGGATTTCATTGATAATAGCCCGGGAGGTGACGCTGTTGCTGCCGATGATCTCCATCTTTCGGGCCGTGGGGTGCAGACGGCGAATAATATCCATATTTTCCTTGAACGCCACGGTTTCTGCAATACCGGTGACAGCAGGCTGCCCCGCGATTATGGAATTATGGTAATTGTTGATGCCGCAAAACACAATGGGCACCCCGGCAAACAACTCGGATCGATATTTCAAAACAAAATCCAGCGCGTTGTTGTCCGATGTGATGATCACATCAAACCGGTCCCGGGCGAATTTGGCCTTAAAGTAATTGAACAAGATGGTTTGCATCTGTTCACTTTCATACCGTTTGGCATCCATATACTCCATCTGGAAATTGAGGCTCTGGCTCTCCTTGGGAAGCACCGAACGAATGCCTTCAAGGATGTTATCGGACCAGGCATACCCGTTGTTGTAGGAGTTCAGGTAAAGAATCCGCTGACTTCTGCGCCCGGCTGATACCTGCTCTTCGGCGCAACACAAAACGGTACACGCCAGCAGCCATATGGCGGCAC
Above is a window of uncultured Desulfobacter sp. DNA encoding:
- a CDS encoding ATP-binding protein: MPRFYIFSAAIWLLACTVLCCAEEQVSAGRRSQRILYLNSYNNGYAWSDNILEGIRSVLPKESQSLNFQMEYMDAKRYESEQMQTILFNYFKAKFARDRFDVIITSDNNALDFVLKYRSELFAGVPIVFCGINNYHNSIIAGQPAVTGIAETVAFKENMDIIRRLHPTARKMEIIGSNSVTSRAIINEIRQTIEQNKIDFSFTFRTGFQPQALKNGTPDYLADLSRDTLLYIVPGGSEEGNGNLYSIQEIGAMICRKTEQPVYSSWEFLMGTGIVGGKLASGLAQGKAAARLALRILDGEDPALIPVKTAEGHAYIFDHKVLKRLGADMSLLPEGSRIINEPYDFYRLNRGIFWLIISGLLVLSSMVVLLAVSMAQKKRANLAMEKSKMQLQLILDNIPHLVFWQDMDLNLVDVNLSFLKFFKIRDKAEIINRDISSVPDLAHTAEESRQLGREVLETSAPFHARLLKIQRSDQEQVWLEINKVPLLDKKNRVAGVLSTAEDITKKINLEKQLAQAQKMEALGILSGGIAHDFNNILTSIINSTELAMDDVHEDSLTHQDLARVLSAGKRGAELVKQILTFSRPGHVRFRKLDLARVVKDAMALVETSLPGNIGVVKHMAQGKFMCRGDAIQIHQVVMNLCTNAFQALGGKSGRIEVKLDERLLTNPDPDNDDAFNLPPGHYVELTISDNGPGIDPEILDKVFDPFFSTKGKNIGSGLGLSMVHGIVQGHNGAISLTSKAYDLTRFTVLLPRMDQVEEEERPSENNVCLGQGTILFVEDDPEQRQSVPRIIEKLGYLVTAADSASQALALIRQNPSGFDLVITDYDMPKITGLELARQLARILPGLPVIMVSGRNVEFSRQESSNIKQFIVKPYDKGILSRGINDVLCPPARSN